A stretch of Paenibacillus sp. URB8-2 DNA encodes these proteins:
- a CDS encoding FeoA family protein, producing the protein MAATGIPLSEAAKGSFLQISGMSVQGVMRRRLLDLGFVPGNTVEVVRRSPLGDPTAFRISNTMIALRREESSLIYGEPIGGESE; encoded by the coding sequence ATGGCTGCAACCGGCATACCGTTATCCGAAGCTGCTAAAGGAAGCTTCCTTCAAATCAGCGGGATGAGCGTGCAGGGCGTAATGCGAAGAAGACTGCTGGATCTCGGCTTTGTCCCTGGCAATACGGTTGAAGTGGTTCGCCGCAGTCCTTTGGGCGACCCTACCGCATTCCGAATAAGCAATACAATGATTGCACTGCGCAGAGAAGAAAGCTCACTCATTTACGGAGAACCGATTGGAGGGGAAAGTGAATGA
- a CDS encoding ferrous iron transporter B has protein sequence MEQQSAIKGNSALDSLIASAEKLTSGGIRDDIVGGIYGVSASICREAVTYRDRGKLKSTHKLDQVVTSKIWGFPIMLAILGAVFWITIAGANYPSGWLASFFGYIEGYLTAGFQAVGAPAWLHGVLVLGLYRGTSWVISVMLPPMAIFFPVFALLENFGYLPRVAFNMDRLFKKSGGHGKQALTMSMGFGCNAAAILSTRIIESPRERMLAILTNNFVPCNGRWPTLILLASLFMAGAATTGALKSLTTAGILMGLVLLGIVVTLTVSWIMSKTALRGVPTHYTLELPPYRKPQVWKTILVSSKDKSLNVLTRAIVIAAPAGIATWILGNIVVGGDSVLNHMASFFDPFAHLLGLDGYIIMAFILGLPANEIVLPILMMGYMSSGAMVDVDSLGNIKDIFLQHGWTWLTALNMMLFSLLHYPCGTTLVNIYKETKSVKWAVLSAVIPLGIAIAVTYAVAQAAYAFGWV, from the coding sequence ATGGAGCAACAGTCTGCCATTAAAGGAAACAGCGCGCTGGATTCACTGATTGCCTCCGCCGAAAAGCTGACGAGCGGCGGCATCCGCGACGATATTGTCGGCGGCATCTACGGCGTCTCCGCAAGCATCTGCCGGGAGGCTGTCACCTACCGCGACCGCGGCAAACTGAAGAGCACCCATAAGCTCGATCAAGTGGTAACCTCGAAAATTTGGGGCTTCCCGATCATGCTCGCCATACTCGGCGCAGTCTTCTGGATAACGATCGCCGGAGCGAACTACCCCTCGGGCTGGCTGGCCTCCTTCTTCGGCTACATCGAGGGCTATCTGACCGCCGGATTCCAGGCGGTGGGCGCTCCAGCCTGGCTGCACGGCGTGCTCGTGCTCGGCTTATACCGGGGAACGTCCTGGGTCATCAGCGTCATGCTGCCGCCGATGGCGATCTTCTTCCCCGTCTTCGCCCTGCTCGAGAACTTTGGCTATCTCCCGCGCGTCGCCTTCAACATGGACCGCCTGTTCAAGAAATCGGGCGGACACGGCAAGCAGGCCTTGACCATGTCGATGGGCTTCGGCTGCAACGCCGCCGCCATCCTCTCCACGCGAATCATTGAGTCGCCCCGCGAACGGATGCTGGCGATTCTGACCAATAATTTCGTGCCCTGCAACGGACGGTGGCCGACGCTGATCCTGCTGGCGTCCCTGTTCATGGCGGGAGCCGCGACGACCGGAGCGCTGAAATCCCTGACCACTGCGGGCATCCTCATGGGGCTTGTGCTGCTGGGCATCGTCGTCACGCTGACCGTCTCCTGGATCATGTCCAAGACGGCGCTGCGCGGCGTGCCGACGCATTACACCCTGGAGCTGCCTCCATACCGGAAGCCGCAAGTCTGGAAGACGATCCTGGTTTCTTCGAAGGATAAGTCCCTGAACGTGCTGACGCGGGCCATCGTGATTGCCGCGCCGGCTGGAATCGCCACCTGGATACTGGGCAATATTGTCGTCGGCGGGGACAGCGTCTTGAACCATATGGCGTCTTTCTTCGATCCCTTCGCGCATCTGCTCGGACTGGATGGTTATATTATCATGGCGTTCATCCTCGGCCTGCCCGCGAACGAAATTGTGCTGCCGATCCTGATGATGGGCTACATGTCATCGGGAGCCATGGTCGATGTCGACAGTCTCGGAAATATTAAAGATATCTTTCTCCAGCACGGCTGGACGTGGTTGACGGCGCTTAATATGATGCTGTTCTCGCTGCTGCATTACCCGTGCGGCACAACGCTTGTTAACATCTACAAAGAAACGAAAAGCGTGAAGTGGGCGGTCCTGTCGGCCGTCATCCCGCTGGGCATCGCCATTGCCGTCACCTACGCGGTGGCGCAGGCGGCGTACGCCTTCGGCTGGGTGTAG
- a CDS encoding glycoside hydrolase family 13 protein, producing MERKWWKESVVYQIYPRSFKDSNGDGIGDLQGIISKLDYLKTLGVDVVWLCPVYKSPNDDNGYDISNYQDIMDDFGTIADWEILLQGLHDRGMKLIMDLVVNHSSDEHAWFAESRKSKDNPYRDYYIWRPGKDGREPNNWGSFFSGSAWQHDEATDEYFLHLFSKKQPDLNWDNEKVRREVYDMMTWWLDKGIDGFRMDVINLISKVPGLPSVPVEDGESRPYHFGGDYFVNGPRVHEYLQEMNREVLSKYDIMTVGEAVDVTPEDASLYVGEDRDELSMVFHFELMGVDSGPGGKWDCKPWVLKDIKDIITKWQTLLSGKGWNSLYLNNHDQPRMLSRFGNDTDYHKESGKMLATLLHTLQGTPYIYQGEEIGMTNVKFDSISHYKDIEIINMHKEYLDAGHTEEAIMNSIYIKGRDNGRTPMQWNSEPQAGFTTGTPWLAVNPNYTEINVEQALLDPGSIFHYYKRLIELRKEHDIIVYGDYTILAEENEQVFSYLRTLGSERLLVVLNFFGEPAKFELPAEVEARETQLLISNYDVDQTADVRSLELRPYEARVYKFTV from the coding sequence ATGGAGAGAAAATGGTGGAAAGAAAGCGTAGTTTATCAAATCTATCCGCGAAGCTTCAAGGACAGCAACGGCGACGGAATCGGGGATCTGCAAGGCATCATCTCCAAGCTGGATTATCTGAAGACGCTGGGCGTGGACGTAGTTTGGCTGTGTCCCGTGTACAAGTCTCCCAATGACGATAACGGATACGATATCAGCAACTATCAGGATATCATGGATGACTTCGGAACAATCGCCGATTGGGAAATCCTGCTTCAAGGCCTGCACGACCGGGGGATGAAGCTGATTATGGACCTTGTCGTGAACCATTCCTCCGACGAGCACGCCTGGTTCGCGGAATCCCGCAAATCGAAGGACAATCCGTACCGCGATTATTACATTTGGCGTCCGGGCAAGGACGGACGGGAACCGAACAACTGGGGCTCATTCTTCAGCGGCTCGGCCTGGCAGCATGATGAAGCGACAGACGAATACTTTCTCCATCTGTTCTCCAAGAAGCAGCCCGATCTGAACTGGGATAATGAGAAGGTTCGCCGGGAGGTCTACGACATGATGACCTGGTGGCTGGACAAAGGAATCGACGGGTTCCGCATGGATGTCATTAATTTGATTTCCAAAGTTCCCGGGCTGCCCAGCGTGCCGGTTGAAGACGGCGAGAGCCGGCCGTATCACTTCGGCGGTGACTATTTCGTCAACGGTCCGCGCGTGCACGAATATTTGCAGGAAATGAACCGGGAAGTATTATCCAAGTACGACATTATGACCGTCGGAGAAGCGGTCGACGTTACGCCGGAAGACGCGTCTTTATATGTCGGCGAAGACCGGGACGAGCTGAGCATGGTATTCCATTTCGAGCTGATGGGCGTCGATTCCGGCCCGGGCGGCAAATGGGACTGCAAGCCCTGGGTGCTGAAAGACATTAAAGACATAATCACCAAATGGCAGACCTTGCTGAGCGGCAAGGGCTGGAACAGCCTCTATTTGAACAATCACGACCAGCCGCGGATGCTCTCCAGATTCGGCAACGATACGGACTATCATAAAGAATCGGGCAAAATGCTCGCCACCCTGCTCCATACGCTGCAAGGCACGCCTTACATTTATCAGGGTGAAGAAATCGGCATGACGAATGTGAAGTTCGATTCGATCAGCCACTATAAAGATATAGAAATCATCAATATGCATAAGGAATACCTGGACGCAGGCCATACGGAAGAAGCCATCATGAACTCGATATACATCAAGGGCCGCGACAACGGCCGCACGCCGATGCAGTGGAACAGCGAGCCGCAGGCCGGGTTCACGACCGGCACGCCTTGGCTGGCGGTAAATCCGAATTATACGGAGATCAATGTGGAGCAGGCTTTGCTCGATCCGGGCTCCATCTTCCATTATTACAAACGGCTCATCGAGCTGCGCAAAGAGCATGATATTATCGTGTACGGAGATTACACGATTCTGGCGGAAGAGAATGAGCAGGTATTCTCGTACCTCCGCACACTCGGCAGTGAAAGACTGCTGGTCGTCCTCAATTTCTTCGGCGAGCCTGCAAAATTCGAGCTTCCGGCGGAGGTCGAGGCCCGCGAAACGCAGCTGCTCATCAGCAATTATGATGTGGATCAAACCGCGGATGTCCGCAGCCTGGAGCTTCGTCCTTATGAAGCCAGAGTCTATAAATTTACGGTTTAA
- a CDS encoding Ger(x)C family spore germination protein has protein sequence MSEKKQIRRKLHLKGRSFLLVLSLLSLLVGGCWDDRELNELGIVSGSAYDWEDDQWKATYQVINPSSGSSSMGGSGGGSTSSPPFLTYTVKGTTIIQAVERTNLTSTRQLFFSHSRVTVIGESLAKRGFSQLIDLFLRKPDARETVYVFITEGEAGRILDQLMQLTKNQGAGIQLMIEQEAKLTSYFPGTRMYELAMQLTSDSGSTTVPEIKLTGNRVMDRTDDTAQTDLPSRIAFGRLGVLKEDRFVGWLSQREAFGLSFMTDKIKTANISFPSIPEKSDRADASVTLLHSSTSVHPIWENDHYVMDIDIKAGGTLTEIGSELDLEKASSMRQMERSIENNILEIIDNSWHAVKKLNADVTGFAVSIHRNHPKQWKRIKQEDSWDTVFQKVEIRPHVKVKIERIGLSGRSYKSLELK, from the coding sequence ATGAGCGAGAAGAAACAAATACGTCGTAAATTACACCTTAAAGGGCGAAGCTTCCTATTGGTTCTTTCCCTCCTGTCGCTCCTGGTTGGCGGCTGCTGGGATGACAGGGAGCTGAATGAGCTGGGCATCGTTTCGGGTTCCGCCTATGACTGGGAGGATGACCAATGGAAAGCGACCTATCAGGTAATCAACCCTTCGTCCGGTTCCAGCAGCATGGGGGGCAGCGGCGGAGGCAGCACAAGCTCCCCTCCCTTTTTGACCTATACGGTAAAGGGAACTACCATTATACAAGCCGTCGAGCGTACCAATCTCACCAGCACACGCCAGCTGTTCTTCTCCCACTCCCGGGTTACAGTGATCGGCGAATCGTTGGCGAAACGAGGATTCAGCCAGCTCATCGATCTGTTTTTGCGAAAACCCGACGCCCGTGAGACGGTCTACGTATTCATAACCGAAGGAGAAGCGGGCCGGATTCTGGATCAGCTGATGCAGCTTACCAAAAATCAGGGCGCGGGCATCCAGCTCATGATTGAGCAGGAGGCCAAATTGACATCCTATTTTCCCGGAACACGGATGTATGAGCTGGCGATGCAGCTGACCTCCGACTCGGGAAGCACGACGGTACCGGAAATCAAGCTGACCGGCAATCGGGTGATGGACCGGACGGACGACACAGCCCAGACCGATCTTCCTTCCCGGATCGCCTTCGGGAGATTGGGCGTGCTCAAAGAAGACCGTTTTGTCGGATGGCTGTCCCAGCGTGAGGCGTTCGGATTGTCATTTATGACGGACAAGATTAAAACGGCGAACATCTCTTTTCCCTCCATACCGGAAAAAAGCGACAGGGCCGATGCTTCCGTTACGCTGCTGCATTCCTCAACCTCTGTCCATCCGATCTGGGAGAACGATCATTACGTCATGGATATCGATATTAAAGCAGGCGGTACATTGACCGAAATTGGAAGCGAACTGGATCTGGAAAAAGCATCCTCTATGCGCCAAATGGAGCGCTCCATCGAAAACAACATTCTTGAAATCATAGATAATTCATGGCATGCAGTCAAAAAACTGAATGCCGATGTGACCGGCTTTGCCGTTTCCATTCACCGCAATCATCCGAAGCAGTGGAAGCGAATTAAACAGGAAGACAGTTGGGATACCGTATTTCAGAAGGTTGAAATCCGGCCGCATGTGAAAGTGAAAATCGAGCGGATCGGCCTTAGCGGCAGATCCTATAAATCACTCGAACTGAAATGA
- a CDS encoding FeoB small GTPase domain-containing protein codes for MKSYTVAFAGNPNTGKSTLFNLLTGMRQHTGNWAGKTVITAEGTFTHNGKEYRAVDLPGTYSLYSNSADEEAARDYIIFEKPEVTLVVLDATSLERNLNLALQVLEITGRTVICINLIDEARRLGIDIDLKAISARLGVPVTAISARNNTGIKELLNQVERVASGAFAAEPLRIQYSEEIERGIAELLPLVEQSLGADYPARWIALRLLDGDESLLASLRKASLGIKSTISKEVPGHGATVCH; via the coding sequence ATGAAATCTTATACTGTAGCCTTTGCCGGCAACCCGAATACAGGAAAAAGCACACTGTTCAATCTGCTGACCGGAATGCGGCAGCACACCGGAAACTGGGCCGGCAAGACGGTCATTACCGCCGAAGGAACGTTTACGCATAACGGCAAGGAATACCGCGCCGTCGATCTTCCGGGTACCTACTCCCTGTACTCCAACTCGGCCGATGAAGAGGCGGCCCGCGATTATATCATTTTTGAGAAACCGGAAGTGACGCTTGTTGTACTGGACGCCACTTCGCTGGAACGGAATCTGAACCTCGCCCTGCAAGTGCTGGAGATTACCGGCCGGACCGTAATCTGCATCAACCTGATTGACGAGGCGCGCAGGCTGGGCATCGACATCGACCTGAAGGCCATATCCGCGCGGCTGGGTGTACCGGTGACCGCCATATCCGCCAGAAACAACACCGGAATAAAAGAGCTGCTGAATCAGGTGGAACGCGTCGCCTCCGGCGCATTCGCCGCAGAGCCCTTGCGGATTCAGTACAGTGAGGAAATCGAGCGCGGCATCGCCGAGCTCCTCCCGCTCGTGGAGCAGTCCCTTGGAGCCGATTACCCGGCCCGCTGGATCGCGCTGCGGCTGCTGGACGGCGATGAGAGCCTGCTGGCTTCTCTGCGCAAGGCGAGCTTGGGCATAAAGAGCACGATTTCAAAGGAGGTGCCCGGCCATGGAGCAACAGTCTGCCATTAA
- a CDS encoding spore germination protein: MKLKFLSNHKAASKPETVTASSRPLESSLDANVAEIKRRIGGSSDVVFRSLSNPASGSPSLTFIYIDGLINADLVTQSVIQPLTDSQDLQEQGMENEKALLLIKEQILPVGGIKECKTVEILLSMLFEGNTIILLDGANTALAANTSGWETRSINEPTSQGVIRGPKEGFTESLRTGTSMLRRRLKNANLRVEEYKIGRQTQTGIALVYLHGIANEQVLAEIRKRLDAIDTDSILESNYIEELIEDGGMTPFPTIQNTERPDAMVGGILEGQIGILIDGTPFALLAPATFFSFFQSCEDYYQRYDISSFLRIIRFIAFFVSLLLPALYIAITTFHQEMLPTTLLISLAAQRESVPFPALVEALIMELTFDVLREAGVRMPRAIGPAISIVGALVLGQSAVQAGLVSAAMVIVVSFTAISNFVIPSLAIANSIRLIRFLMMLIAGTMGLFGIMSFLMVLLIHMAGLQSFGIPYLSPVAPMKPRYLKDIFIRLPMWKMKMRPSTYGSQETPRQSPPAKEQQVSENRSNPQGSDNS; this comes from the coding sequence ATGAAGCTGAAATTCCTGTCAAACCATAAAGCCGCATCCAAACCGGAAACCGTTACAGCTTCATCCCGGCCGCTGGAATCCTCTTTGGACGCCAATGTGGCGGAAATTAAACGGCGTATCGGAGGCAGCTCCGATGTTGTGTTCCGGTCGTTATCCAATCCGGCCTCCGGTTCCCCCTCCCTGACTTTCATCTATATTGACGGACTGATCAATGCCGATTTGGTCACCCAAAGCGTTATTCAGCCCCTGACGGACAGCCAGGACTTGCAGGAACAGGGCATGGAGAATGAGAAAGCCCTTCTTCTGATCAAGGAGCAAATTCTGCCCGTTGGCGGAATCAAAGAGTGCAAGACGGTGGAAATCCTGCTCAGCATGCTGTTCGAAGGGAATACGATTATCCTGCTTGACGGAGCCAATACTGCGCTGGCCGCCAATACTTCCGGCTGGGAGACGCGGAGCATCAATGAACCGACCTCGCAGGGAGTGATCCGCGGTCCCAAAGAAGGCTTCACCGAAAGCCTTCGGACAGGCACCTCCATGCTGCGACGGAGACTGAAGAATGCCAATCTGCGGGTCGAAGAATATAAAATCGGCCGCCAGACTCAGACCGGCATCGCCCTGGTCTATCTTCATGGCATCGCAAATGAGCAGGTGCTTGCCGAGATTCGAAAAAGGCTGGATGCCATTGACACGGACAGCATTTTGGAGAGCAATTACATTGAGGAACTGATTGAGGACGGCGGAATGACGCCTTTTCCGACCATTCAGAATACAGAGCGTCCCGATGCCATGGTAGGAGGCATTCTGGAGGGACAGATCGGCATCCTTATTGACGGAACGCCTTTCGCCCTCCTGGCTCCGGCGACTTTTTTCAGCTTTTTTCAATCATGCGAGGACTACTACCAGCGGTATGACATTTCCTCTTTCCTGCGTATAATTCGCTTTATCGCCTTTTTCGTGTCCCTGCTGCTGCCTGCGCTCTATATCGCCATCACAACCTTCCATCAGGAGATGCTGCCGACCACGCTGCTGATCAGCTTGGCGGCCCAGCGAGAAAGCGTGCCCTTCCCCGCGTTGGTCGAAGCGCTAATCATGGAACTGACCTTCGACGTTCTGCGCGAAGCCGGGGTGCGGATGCCGCGGGCCATCGGACCGGCAATCTCCATCGTGGGCGCGCTTGTACTGGGACAGTCCGCCGTTCAGGCGGGCCTTGTGTCCGCTGCCATGGTCATCGTGGTGTCCTTCACGGCGATTTCAAATTTTGTCATCCCGTCGCTGGCCATCGCCAACTCCATCCGGCTCATCCGATTCCTGATGATGCTGATCGCCGGTACCATGGGCCTGTTCGGCATTATGTCCTTTTTGATGGTGCTCCTCATCCACATGGCCGGGCTTCAATCGTTCGGCATTCCGTATTTATCTCCGGTGGCTCCGATGAAGCCGCGTTATCTGAAAGATATTTTTATCCGTTTGCCAATGTGGAAAATGAAGATGCGCCCGAGCACTTACGGAAGCCAAGAAACGCCAAGACAGAGTCCGCCTGCGAAAGAGCAGCAGGTTTCCGAAAACCGATCCAACCCGCAGGGAAGTGATAACTCTTGA
- a CDS encoding GerAB/ArcD/ProY family transporter produces MSRIKKRVTGLQISLMVILFEIGSTPLFLLGADAKQDSWLAMSAGAAAGFALLLLFMWLQQRLPEMELPEMLRFGFGRIAGTFFGIVYSCYFAYQSMRNLRDFGELTALIMLEATPISITMLVFVIIAGYAIWKGAEIIFRLPEILLPGLLFCYFLLIILFLLMGNVDIRRLTPVAENGLWPILQAALPEILSFPFGQMIVFLVLWPLWEKSGVPVKHAVWAYIGVSLFLIFMNALNMAILGPVLAGSSYLPFLHSVRTLSSLRFIERLDILVTLMIFIGLFIKMLIWFYCAVEVAASLTNTSAKRWVFPFGALIYAASFIERSYTQHITIGLGPSTRIDTIFQIAIPLILALAAVLRGRSSRSSA; encoded by the coding sequence TTGTCACGGATAAAAAAGCGGGTCACGGGCCTGCAAATCTCGTTAATGGTGATCCTGTTTGAAATTGGCAGCACCCCCCTGTTTCTTCTGGGCGCCGACGCCAAGCAGGATTCCTGGCTGGCGATGAGCGCCGGGGCCGCGGCCGGGTTCGCGCTTCTTCTCCTCTTCATGTGGCTTCAGCAGCGCCTGCCTGAAATGGAACTGCCTGAAATGCTCCGTTTCGGCTTCGGCCGCATCGCTGGCACCTTCTTTGGCATAGTATATAGCTGCTATTTTGCCTATCAATCCATGCGCAATCTACGCGATTTTGGCGAACTGACCGCGTTGATCATGCTGGAAGCAACCCCCATATCCATCACAATGCTGGTGTTTGTGATTATTGCGGGTTATGCGATTTGGAAGGGAGCGGAGATCATCTTCCGGCTTCCGGAGATTTTGCTTCCGGGTCTGCTGTTTTGTTATTTCCTGCTGATCATCCTATTCTTACTTATGGGGAACGTCGATATCAGGCGGCTGACGCCTGTAGCCGAGAATGGGCTTTGGCCGATTCTGCAGGCGGCGCTGCCCGAAATCCTCTCTTTTCCTTTCGGCCAAATGATCGTCTTTCTGGTGCTATGGCCACTTTGGGAGAAGTCCGGCGTTCCCGTAAAACATGCGGTTTGGGCCTATATCGGGGTCAGCCTGTTTCTGATATTCATGAATGCGCTGAACATGGCCATCCTCGGTCCGGTTCTGGCCGGAAGCTCCTATCTCCCGTTTCTCCATTCGGTCCGAACACTGTCCAGTTTGAGGTTTATCGAACGGCTCGATATTCTGGTCACCCTCATGATTTTTATCGGATTGTTTATCAAAATGCTGATTTGGTTCTACTGCGCGGTGGAGGTGGCGGCAAGCCTGACAAACACATCCGCAAAACGGTGGGTTTTCCCGTTCGGGGCACTTATTTATGCGGCATCCTTCATTGAAAGGAGCTATACCCAGCATATTACCATCGGCCTCGGGCCCAGCACCCGAATCGATACCATTTTTCAAATCGCCATTCCGCTGATCCTGGCGTTGGCAGCCGTACTGCGCGGACGGTCCTCCCGCTCGTCGGCGTGA
- a CDS encoding GerAB/ArcD/ProY family transporter has translation MKGKIGTFQAILLVFSAIFPTAIVVLPVIIGKYLEQDSPLAVIFSGLIGLGIAWLIGTVIKATGGAPFLEWVGNKISPVFAVLIGIFLLQYYLDLTTNILRVYVNFIKDNVLPSTPTVITAVIIMLVTLYMINRGIEAISRINSIVNLILLTVFPLYIWGLTKHINLHRLLPIFDHSAASLALASLTPIGWMSEVSVLLFIAPYLKFPQKSTFIGVIGICLVTLAMFVEIFMTLVVFGPQYMKDIAYPIFSTISIIQVGRFIENLDVLFISYWTMSVYMKIAIFMFATVQCFKQTFRIRNDKPYTVALSIAVITECLYTWREPEKLNIFNEEGRIIVFLLFNILLPLGVLLWTRIKEPVIKRKEYKT, from the coding sequence TTGAAAGGAAAAATCGGCACCTTCCAGGCAATCCTGCTCGTCTTCAGCGCCATTTTCCCCACGGCTATCGTGGTGCTTCCCGTCATTATAGGGAAATACCTAGAACAGGATTCGCCGCTTGCGGTCATATTTTCGGGGTTAATCGGACTTGGCATAGCCTGGCTTATCGGAACTGTAATCAAGGCCACGGGCGGCGCGCCTTTTTTGGAATGGGTAGGCAATAAAATCTCGCCCGTCTTCGCTGTCTTGATCGGCATTTTTCTGCTTCAGTATTATCTAGACCTGACGACGAACATTTTGCGCGTATATGTAAACTTCATCAAGGACAACGTGCTGCCGAGCACGCCCACGGTTATAACGGCCGTTATTATTATGCTTGTCACCTTGTATATGATCAACCGGGGCATTGAAGCCATTTCCCGGATAAACAGCATTGTGAACCTTATACTTCTCACGGTCTTTCCGCTGTATATCTGGGGATTGACGAAGCATATTAACCTGCATCGGCTGCTGCCTATATTCGATCATTCAGCGGCTTCCCTAGCGCTTGCCTCCCTTACACCGATCGGATGGATGTCGGAAGTCTCCGTACTGCTTTTTATCGCCCCTTATTTGAAGTTTCCGCAAAAAAGCACATTTATCGGCGTGATCGGCATATGCCTCGTGACGCTGGCTATGTTTGTGGAGATTTTTATGACTTTGGTGGTTTTTGGGCCCCAGTACATGAAGGACATCGCTTATCCGATATTTTCGACAATCAGTATCATTCAGGTCGGTCGGTTTATCGAGAATCTGGATGTTTTGTTCATTTCTTACTGGACGATGTCCGTCTATATGAAGATCGCCATTTTTATGTTTGCAACTGTACAGTGCTTTAAGCAGACCTTCCGCATCCGGAACGACAAACCGTATACCGTGGCGCTTTCGATAGCTGTTATCACGGAGTGCCTATATACCTGGCGGGAACCGGAGAAGTTGAACATTTTTAACGAAGAGGGCAGAATTATCGTTTTTTTACTCTTTAATATTCTGCTGCCGCTGGGAGTTCTGCTATGGACCCGGATTAAAGAACCGGTCATCAAAAGAAAGGAGTATAAGACATGA
- a CDS encoding glycerophosphodiester phosphodiesterase: MAKILNFAHRGASAVCPENTMAAFRRSLDLGATGIETDVQMTRDGQLVLIHDEELSRTTNGSGYVKDKTLEELRALDAGAWFGDGSFAGEKIPRLEELLELLLERDTVLNIELKNGIFPYPGMEEKVIAAVRAYGMSSRVVISSFNHYSLVHFKTLAPDIETGILYMEGLYRPWNYAATVGAEALHANHLAVLPEFVREAAQNGVVYHPFTVNDPKRMEFLIDAGVAGIITDVPDVLARLLARKGR; encoded by the coding sequence GTGGCAAAAATATTGAATTTCGCGCACCGGGGCGCTTCGGCGGTATGCCCGGAAAATACGATGGCGGCATTCCGCCGAAGCCTTGATCTTGGCGCGACGGGCATCGAAACCGATGTGCAGATGACCCGGGACGGACAGCTTGTGCTCATCCATGATGAGGAGCTTAGCCGGACCACAAACGGCAGCGGTTATGTGAAGGACAAGACGCTGGAAGAGCTGCGGGCGCTCGACGCGGGCGCATGGTTCGGGGATGGCAGCTTCGCGGGAGAGAAAATTCCGCGGCTGGAGGAGCTGCTGGAGCTGCTGCTCGAAAGGGACACGGTACTCAACATCGAGCTTAAGAACGGTATCTTCCCATACCCGGGTATGGAGGAAAAAGTGATTGCCGCCGTCAGGGCTTACGGCATGAGCAGCCGGGTCGTCATCTCCAGTTTCAATCATTATTCGCTCGTTCACTTCAAGACGCTGGCTCCGGACATCGAGACGGGCATCCTGTATATGGAAGGCCTGTACCGCCCCTGGAACTATGCCGCCACCGTCGGAGCGGAGGCGCTGCACGCCAACCATCTGGCGGTGCTGCCGGAATTCGTGAGGGAGGCGGCGCAGAACGGTGTTGTCTATCATCCGTTTACGGTGAACGATCCGAAGCGGATGGAGTTCCTGATCGATGCGGGCGTGGCCGGCATCATCACGGACGTGCCCGATGTCCTTGCCAGGCTGCTTGCGCGCAAAGGCAGATAA
- a CDS encoding pyruvate, water dikinase regulatory protein, translated as MIDTEGEGAEHGRWIVICSDAVGETAEAVVSAALRQFEARTARIKRFSHISGGREIREAVREAAERRTFVAYTFAQPELTEMMIGEAATHGVRAVDIMGPVISAISDTFHNPPLARPGLEGRMNEAYFRRVEAMEFAVKYDDGRDSQGIGLAEIVLIGVSRTSKTPLSIYLAHKGYKVANYPLTPEVQAPPELFQIPSRRIFGLTMELEDILKIRTERLRSLGLQADADYAAAHRVVEEFTNAEELMRRIGCKVIDVSDKSIEETAGLIIDCIQ; from the coding sequence ATGATAGATACCGAAGGGGAAGGGGCGGAACACGGCCGCTGGATCGTCATCTGCTCGGACGCCGTAGGGGAAACGGCCGAAGCCGTTGTAAGCGCGGCCTTGCGCCAGTTCGAGGCCCGAACCGCCCGGATCAAACGCTTCAGCCATATTTCCGGCGGAAGGGAAATCCGCGAGGCGGTGCGGGAAGCCGCCGAGCGGCGGACGTTCGTTGCCTATACCTTTGCGCAGCCGGAGCTGACCGAAATGATGATCGGGGAAGCCGCCACTCACGGCGTAAGGGCCGTGGATATCATGGGTCCCGTCATTTCGGCGATCTCGGACACCTTCCACAACCCTCCCCTTGCCCGGCCCGGGCTGGAAGGCAGAATGAATGAAGCGTATTTTCGCCGGGTTGAGGCCATGGAATTTGCGGTCAAATATGACGACGGCCGGGATTCGCAGGGAATCGGCCTGGCCGAAATTGTGCTGATCGGCGTCTCCCGCACCTCGAAGACCCCGCTTAGTATTTACTTGGCCCATAAGGGCTACAAAGTTGCGAACTATCCATTGACGCCGGAGGTTCAGGCTCCGCCGGAGCTGTTTCAGATTCCGAGCCGCCGCATTTTCGGGCTGACGATGGAGCTGGAGGACATTCTGAAGATCCGTACCGAACGGCTAAGATCGCTTGGGCTGCAAGCGGATGCGGACTACGCGGCAGCCCACCGAGTAGTGGAGGAGTTCACTAACGCCGAGGAACTGATGAGGAGGATCGGCTGCAAGGTGATCGACGTGTCCGATAAATCCATCGAGGAAACCGCGGGTTTGATTATCGACTGCATACAATAG